A single region of the Leishmania panamensis strain MHOM/PA/94/PSC-1 chromosome 21 sequence genome encodes:
- a CDS encoding hexokinase, putative (TriTrypDB/GeneDB-style sysID: LpmP.21.0280), translated as MASRVNNLMNHLAIRDSDSEEMRYIKQRLALASLSTQFTMASEKMKQLTMYMVYEMVEGLEGRPSTVRMLPSYVYTSDPAKATGVYYALDLGGTNFRVLRVSLRSGKVDDRIDSKFVIPKSALTGNSADLFDFIAQSVKKMMSENAPEDLEKRVPLGFTFSFPVDQKAVNKGLLIKWTKGFSTKNVEGNDVVELLQGSLRRMHINVNVVALCNDTVGTLVARYFVDTNAQVGVIIGTGSNACYFERASAVTKDPAVCARGNAVTPINMECGNFDSKYKYALPITVYDDEMDAITPNRDHQRQEKIVSGMYLGEISRRMIVHLAQLGCLPRDLVDGLGKPWAFESKHMGMVAADQMPGLQFTRELIKHVAGVNVTDVADLHTIREICYLVRNRAAQQAAVLSAAPMLKTHTQGLATVAVDGSVYEKVPSFQRLYQECITGILGPTSNAKVVLQKDGSGVGAAMICALAANQK; from the coding sequence ATGGCCTCCCGCGTGAATAACCTCATGAACCACCTTGCTATCCGCGACTCGGACAGCGAGGAGATGCGCTACATcaagcagcgcctcgcgctcgcctccctctccacccaaTTCACCATGGCCTCAGAGAAGATGAAGCAGCTCACCATGTACATGGTGTATGAGATGGTCGAGGGTCTTGAGGGTCGGCCGAGCACCGTGCGCATGCTGCCGTCCTACGTGTACACGTCTGACCCAGCCAAGGCCACGGGTGTGTACTACGCGCTCGACCTCGGTGGCACGAACTTCCGCGTACTGCGCGTGAGCCTGCGCAGTGGCAAGGTGGACGACCGCATCGACTCGAAGTTCGTCATCCCGAAGAGCGCCCTGACTGGCAATTCCGCGGACCTGTTCGACTTCATTGCGCAGAGCGTGAAGAAGATGATGTCGGAGAATGCCCCCGAGGACCTGGAGAAGCGCGTGCCGCTCGGCTTCACGTTCTCCTTCCCGGTGGACCAGAAGGCCGTCAACAAGGGTCTGCTGATCAAGTGGACGAAGGGCTTCTCGACGAAGAACGTGGAGGGCAACGatgtggtggagctgctgcaggggtcgctgcgccgcatgcaCATCAACGTGAACGTTGTGGCGCTCTGCAACGACACCGTCGGCACGCTGGTGGCGCGCTACTTCGTCGACACGAACGCGCAGGTCGGCGTCATCATCGGCACTGGCTCCAACGCCTGCTACTTTGAGCGCGCCTCGGCCGTCACGAAGGACCCCGCCGTGTGTGCCCGCGGCAACGCCGTCACGCCGATCAACATGGAGTGCGGCAACTTCGACTCCAAGTACAAGTATGCGCTGCCCATCACCGTGTACGACGACGAGATGGACGCGATCACCCCCAACCGCGACCACCAGCGCCAAGAGAAGATCGTCTCTGGCATGTACCTCGGTGAGATCAGTCGCCGCATGATCGTGCACCTGGCTCAGCTCGGCTGCCTGCCCCGCGATCTGGTGGACGGTCTGGGCAAGCCGTGGGCGTTCGAAAGCAAACACATGGGCATGGTTGCCGCCGATCAGATGCCCGGCCTGCAGTTCACTCGCGAGCTCATAAAGCACGTCGCTGGTGTGAATGTGACTGATGTAGCCGACCTGCACACGATTCGCGAGATCTGCTACCTGGTGCGTAACCGTGCTGCTCAGCAGGCCGCTGTTCTTAGTGCTGCTCCGATGCTCAAGACCCACACGCAGGgcctcgccaccgtcgctgtcgaCGGCTCCGTGTACGAGAAGGTGCCGTCCTTCCAGCGCCTGTACCAGGAGTGCATAACTGGCATCCTCGGCCCCACATCGAACGCGAAGGTGGTTCTGCAGAAGGACGGTAGCGGTGTCGGCGCCGCGATGATCTGCGCACTGGCCGCCAACCAGAAGTAG
- a CDS encoding major vault protein-like protein (TriTrypDB/GeneDB-style sysID: LpmP.21.0240) codes for MVAESGGLSPAWRHRWKNRRTNMSAAPDDKKAKAMSGTSVVKLMPHEYLHVEDTNTCEVLTLVGPITYTLYDHHRKLHKTPQPCVVVPPRHFVKVKNPMHAVLASFTDNADAPPAHTLLRSSPGSITGLATLRYSRWKMPYGSSELRFSNESPFPLLPDETIDEPSVMPLLTASEALTLEALAPHDVTDPVTGTTVRRAAQECFLFKGPGLYTPRLDERIVSKVTGVRVSPLQVCYVSAKYDFVDDDGVPRVAGEQWVVQAHGIFFAHPAVTLEMRDAYVLASTEALTFISYKAFYDEKLQVAREAQKPYLISYADTKDGIYLPRPHETFQGRRKQVHLSATQYCVVINPVGADGTARLQQAEVRVGKQSFMLQPGEFCTQPLTALVLREDEALLHIALQTYTEADGTVREGGSRWLVYGPRQYIPPVYARVVERRHIIMINENCGVYVRNIHTGQVRSVFGKPFMLSADDQLWERPISAYMRRLLSEPRQSLRVTDMSMKERAEASLAEGWATTRMERNEPSSSTAAVEVAGGGCYSSSSSGESLDSYDDFMGRNEYVNELQLLSTAARNAHPPRLSRDLRRYHVITANMEHNTLVRLYDTSTGLSRVVVGPATVFLEPHEHFTPLSLSGGHPKEPHQIHSLCLYLGPDYMADIIEVETRDHARLRLHLAYNWEFGAVASNGKASGVDPELAFAIPDFIGEACKALASRVRSAIAGQTFEFFHCNSSTLIRQAIFTPAADGSIVSHGDSLCFTANGLYITTVDVQSVEPVDIKTRTALVKSVQLAVEIITKAQESDASHQAALLEQEAKGALDLQVVHDRAKAEQQRTELLRVIGGNTALEQAGASRAQALAESAARLVEARGEADATPIRCAAHSVGIDAELEVLRKRAELDLAHRQSMNDLAIDKIRKLCDIEATKYEKIMASLGKETLIAIASAGPELKAQLLGELGLRGFVVTDGKTPINMLNLADRMAAEPASIAPSPGTLGAA; via the coding sequence ATGGTTGCCGAGTCTGGCGGGCTCTCTCCGGCGTGGCGTCATCGATGGAAAAATAGGCGTACAAACATGAGCGCAGCCCCAGACGacaagaaggcgaaggcgaTGAGCGGGACGTCCGTAGTGAAACTGATGCCCCACGAGTACCTCCACGTGGAGGACACGAACACGTGTGAGGTGCTCACCCTTGTCGGCCCCATCACATACACCCTGTACGACCATCACCGAAAGTTGCACAAGACACCGCAGCCATGCGTTGTTGTGCCGCCCAGACATTTCGTCAAAGTGAAAAATCCGATGCACGCGGTGCTAGCCTCGTTCACAGACAATGCCGATGCACCGCCAGCACACACGTTACTACGCAGCTCGCCTGGGTCCATCACGGGCCTGGCGACGTTGCGGTACAGCCGCTGGAAGATGCCGTACGGCAGCAGTGAACTCCGCTTTTCCAACGAGTCGCCATTCCCGCTCCTGCCAGACGAGACTATCGACGAGCCCTCGGtaatgccgctgctgacggcgtCAGAAGCGCTCACTCTAGAGGCGCTCGCACCGCATGACGTCACGGATCCTGTCACCGGTACGACAGTGCGCCGTGCCGCGCAGGAGTGCTTTCTTTTCAAAGGACCCGGCCTCTACACCCCAAGGCTTGACGAGCGCATTGTGAGCAAGGTGACTGGTGTGCGCGTCTCCCCGCTGCAGGTGTGCTACGTGTCGGCCAAGTATGACTTCGTGGATGATGACGGGGTGCCCCGCGTGGCCGGAGAGCAGTGGGTTGTGCAGGCGCACGGCATCTTCTTCGCCCACCCCGCTGTGACGCTGGAGATGCGCGACGCGTACGTGCTGGCCAGCACCGAGGCGCTGACGTTCATCTCCTACAAAGCCTTCTACGATGAGAAGTTGCAGGTTGCCCGTGAGGCGCAGAAACCGTACCTCATCTCGTACGCGGACACCAAGGATGGGATCTACCTCCCACGGCCGCATGAAACGTTTCAGGGCCGGCGGAAACAAGTGCACCTCAGTGCCACGCAGTACTGCGTCGTGATCAACCCCGTCGGCGCCGATGGAACGGCgaggctgcagcaggccGAGGTTCGTGTGGGGAAGCAGAGCTTCATGTTGCAGCCCGGCGAGTTCTGCACGCAACCTCTCacagcgctggtgctgagggaggacgaggcgctgctTCATATCGCGTTGCAGACGTACACGGAAGCGGATGGAACGGTGCGAGAGGGCGGGTCGCGTTGGCTCGTCTACGGGCCGCGGCAATACATTCCTCCGGTGTACGCGCGGGTGgtggagcggcggcacatCATCATGATCAATGAGAATTGCGGCGTATACGTGCGCAACATCCACACAGGTCAGGTGCGCTCCGTCTTTGGCAAGCCGTTCATGCTGAGCGCCGATGATCAGCTGTGGGAGCGTCCCATCAGCGCGTACATGCGGCGACTGCTGTCCGAGCCGCGGCAGTCCCTGCGGGTAACGGACATGTCcatgaaagagagggcggaagCCTCATTGGCGGAAGGCTGGGCAACCACACGGATGGAGAGGAACGAGCCATCGtcgagcaccgctgcggttGAGGTGGCCGGAGGTGGCTGCtacagctccagcagcagtggcgaaAGCCTCGACTCTTACGATGACTTCATGGGCAGGAACGAGTACGTGAACGAGCTGCAACtgctcagcaccgccgcacgCAACGCTCACCCGCCGCGCCTCTCGCGCGACCTCAGGCGCTACCACGTCATCACGGCCAACATGGAGCACAACACGCTGGTGCGCCTGTACGACACGAGCACCGGTCTCAGTCGCGTTGTGGTCGGCCCCGCCACGGTGTTCCTGGAGCCGCACGAGCACTTTaccccgctctccctctccggcGGACATCCGAAGGAGCCACACCAGATCCACTCGCTATGCCTCTACCTCGGGCCGGACTACATGGCCGATATCATCGAAGTTGAGACCCGAGACCACGCCCGCCTGCGGCTTCACCTTGCCTACAACTGGGAGTTTGGCGCTGTGGCCTCGAACGGCAAGGCGAGTGGAGTGGACCCCGAGTTGGCATTTGCCATCCCGGACTTCATTGGGGAGGCATGCAAGGCACTGGCGAGTCGTGTGCGGTCAGCGATTGCGGGGCAGACCTTCGAGTTCTTCCACTGCAACTCGTCGACGCTGATTCGCCAGGCAATCTTCACACCAGCTGCGGACGGCTCCATCGTCTCCCACGGTGACTCGCTCTGCTTCACTGCCAACGGCCTCTACATTACGACGGTGGATGTGCAAAGCGTGGAGCCCGTGGACATCAAGACGCGCACCGCGCTGGTGAAGAGCGTGCAGCTCGCGGTAGAAATCATCACCAAGGCGCAGGAGAGCGACGCCTCCCACCAGGCGGCGCTCCTCGAGCAGGAGGCAAAGGGTGCGTTGGACCTGCAGGTGGTGCATGATCGCGCcaaggcagagcagcaacgcacagagctgctgcgcgtgatTGGTGGGAACACAGCACTGGAGCAGGCCGGCGCTAGTcgtgcgcaggcgctggcCGAGAGCGCCGCGCGCCTGGTAGAGGCGCGGGGAGAGGCAGACGCCACACCAATTCGCTGTGCCGCCCATTCTGTCGGCATAGAtgcggagctggaggtgctgcgcaagcggGCGGAGCTGGACCTCGCGCACCGCCAGTCCATGAACGACCTCGCCATCGACAAGATCCGCAAGCTGTGTGACATCGAGGCCACCAAATATGAGAAAATAATGGCCTCACTCGGAAAGGAAACGCTCATCGCGATTGCGAGCGCGGGGCCGGAGCTGAAGGCGCAGCTTCTTGGTGAGCTCGGTCTGCGAGGCTTCGTCGTCACGGACGGCAAGACGCCGATCAACATGCTGAACTTGGCAGACAGGATGGCTGCCGAGCCAGCGTCGATCGCCCCTTCCCCAGGAACCCTCGGAGCGGCGTGA
- a CDS encoding actin-like protein, putative (TriTrypDB/GeneDB-style sysID: LpmP.21.0270) — MPRVQLFIDNGGHSVKALYLPASTGTGSRAAATHTLAHTSGPTHGEAAAPATALTPAPKWLVVPNCVGAAVYAGTGIMGDQLDHLPHYHGLMVRRPVDRGFIVDGGLQTRVWEHVLQHFAIESEEEVDVWLTVPFAAPKAAAQLLWLLCTRSFHFGSVTVVSSSFMSLIAYTFARGTLTLSSAARKRPRGAVDIDAGESHDSGNNVTSGGTAVMVDVGFSATTVVPYVNYMPVHSSIVRLDVGGKVLTNRLKEYISFSQINVMEDTWLINYIKERCCIVARHPRRSLQRYAALREGKSREEVEAIAATATALRRGSGGGDMQSPGSQRPDTPAVGASTSPDVPIRYYLPTIPALLPLGVLEVELPSRLPKTSGVDMEALQHLLLCQERFLIPELLFTPADVGIDQQGVAQAITQGIFQRGLLQHLTELLRPLLLHNVCVYGGTATQPNFCDRLEAEVAAVAPQYQPGGADLDSRECNRSTTRISSRGSAAEISADRVSCLSAAPPLPEFLSKSSAAATDLSLLPLLGAWCLLSATASGVANGTATADNQGNTGAPKRELQRLRALVHQRSRIELQHPPAGRVTVETFQRALERML; from the coding sequence ATGCCGCGCGTGCAGTTGTTCATTGACAACGGTGGCCACAGCGTCAAGGCTCTCTATCTTCCTGCCTCgaccggcaccggcagcagggCTGCAGCCACACATACCTTAGCGCACACAAGTGGCCCTACGCAtggggaggcggcagcgccggccACTGCTCTCACGCCTGCACCCAAGTGGCTTGTCGTCCCAAACTGTGTGGGGGCCGCTGTGTACGCTGGAACCGGTATCATGGGCGACCAGCTCGATCACCTGCCGCATTACCACGGGCTGATGGTGCGCCGCCCAGTGGACCGTGGGTTCATCGTGGATGGCGGCCTGCagacgcgtgtgtgggagcACGTGCTTCAGCACTTCGCTATCGAatcagaggaggaggtggatgtGTGGCTGACGGTGCCCTTTGCCGCCCcgaaggcagcggcacagctgctctGGCTGCTGTGCACGCGCAGTTTTCACTTCGGCTCCGTGACGGTcgtgagcagcagctttATGAGTCTCATCGCCTACACCTTTGCGAGGGGCACATTGACCCTCTCTAGCGCTGCTCGCAAGCGTCctcgcggcgccgtcgacaTCGACGCGGGGGAGTCACACGACTCTGGCAACAACGTCACCAGCGGTGGCACGGCTGTCATGGTGGATGTCGGCTTCTCCGCCACCACTGTCGTGCCTTATGTGAACTACATGCCGGTACACAGCTCCATCGTGCGCCTCGACGTGGGCGGCAAGGTGCTCACCAACCGGCTGAAGGAATACATCAGCTTCTCGCAGATAAACGTGATGGAGGACACATGGCTCATCAACTACATCAAGGAGCGGTGCTGCATCGTGGCACGGCACCCGCGGCGCAGTCTCCAGCGCTACGCTGCACTGCGGGAGGGCAAATCccgggaggaggtggaggcgattGCGGCTACGGCGACGGCACTGCGGagaggaagcggcggcggtgacatgCAATCACCTGGATCCCAGAGGCCCGACACGCCAGCTGTGGGTGCCTCGACCTCACCAGACGTGCCGATCCGTTATTACCTCCCCACGATacctgccctcctccccctcggtGTGTTAGAAGTGGAGCTGCCGTCGCGCCTTCCAAAGACCAGTGGCGTGGATAtggaggcactgcagcacctcctgctctgCCAGGAGCGCTTCTTGATTCCTGAGTTGCTCTTCACGCCTGCTGATGTCGGCATCGACCAGCAAGGTGTGGCCCAGGCCATTACACAGGGTATCTTTCAGCGAGGactcctccagcacctgaCGGAGTTGCTTCGTCCACTGTTGCTCCAcaacgtgtgcgtgtacggcGGTACAGCCACTCAGCCGAACTTCTGTGATCGCCTGGAGGctgaggtggcagcggtggccccGCAGTACCAGCCTGGCGGCGCAGACTTGGACTCGAGAGAGTGCAACCGCAGTACGACGCGGatcagcagcaggggcagtgctgcggaAATCAGCGCGGATCGTGTCTCATGCCTCTCTGCGGCCCCGCCACTGCCGGAGTTTCTCTCGAAgtccagcgccgctgccacggaCCTTTCCCTGCTGCCATTGCTCGGAGCGTGGTGCCTCTTGTCGGCAACGGCTAGTGGTGTCGCCAATGGCACCGCAACGGCGGATAACCAAGGCAACACTGGCGCGCCGAAGCGAGAGCTACAGCGACTGCGTGCACTGGTGCACCAGCGCTCAAGGATCGAGTTGCAGCACCCGCCGGCAGGCCGAGTTACGGTGGAAACATTTCAGCGCGCCCTGGAACGCATGCTGTGA
- a CDS encoding calmodulin-like protein (TriTrypDB/GeneDB-style sysID: LpmP.21.0260), whose protein sequence is MSVLSEAQRTRASLQFLLLDQDSDGFIRSHELGTYLRAIGLYPSQTDIEGYIALVDPEEQGRVSQASALELYEKLYPQRTTPEELHAALKVLDDDTDGYLTTAQLRHILVNLGTRLSQEEAEEILHDVEKNDEGMIIVDDIIQLLMPTESEEHL, encoded by the coding sequence ATGAGCGTTCTGTCGGAGGCACAGCGCACTCGTGCGTCTCTGCAGTTCCTACTGCTGGACCAGGACTCGGACGGCTTCATCCGAAGTCATGAGCTGGGGACCTACCTGCGAGCCATCGGACTCTACCCGTCGCAGACTGACATAGAGGGCTACATAGCTCTCGTCGACCCGGAGGAACAAGGACGTGTGTCGCAAGCGAGTGCGCTGGAGCTGTATGAAAAGCTCTACCCCCAACGCACCACCCCCGAGGAGCTCCACGCGGCACTCAAGGTCTTGGACGACGATACAGACGGCTACCTTACtacggcgcagctgcgacacaTTCTCGTCAACCTCGGCACTCGCCTctcgcaggaggaggcggaggagataCTGCACGATGTGGAGAAGAATGACGAGGGCATGATTATCGTAGATGACATCATTCAACTACTGATGCCCACCGAGAGCGAGGAGCACCTgtga
- a CDS encoding hypothetical protein (TriTrypDB/GeneDB-style sysID: LpmP.21.0250), with amino-acid sequence MLFEANIGTSDIVHGGHGDKEAATQQQQPPALSVVEEHVQCIRLELCGQRYPPSGYAASVTIPSTVAGLTRVAVLADLLDQVYYWAIEEASTFRGEPSRLAETEAPEAVIACLCSQRPQLVAQALRVVQPMLEHRQTASETRRVMAALWAYRERLNSVASLPEGADPLLAVLAEVLEQHKGVVPVLVEALSTVTAALVQERAARTSSDEASGDGLDGNMSQHHRIAPLVVALHETALVHQMVSAMRRYPDAVPLQAEGVSLCAALVDLPWTFEEEVGEDETPTSLADIVAHSGGVLDVLQGALRRHRQHLGICRGVLHVWRVCAQHQRNRIPLLEHGAYADALKRLREMGPYTVDVWREIAETVGYFTPLLDALQRRSLALSLRELLQNRPQLEILELVLALLLSLLMVVDSGYHGGGGKSGGAFNTYAMYPQPPAAASSLNAADIAGAPQHCRKKALLCLSPLQWHPTRDHQHSGASAADRDTWHFLLECCAMPQLVSGLLEYFGNCEVVDEEDASDVDRVCRLAEAVLSFF; translated from the coding sequence ATGCTGTTCGAAGCTAACATCGGCACGTCCGACATCGTCCACGGCGGCCATGGCGACAAAGAGGcagccacgcagcagcagcagccacccgCACTCTCTGTGGTCGAAGAGCATGTGCAGTGCATACGGCTGGAGCTGTGTGGGCAGCGCTACCCACCCAGTGGGTACGCGGCAAGCGTCACAATCCCCTCCACCGTTGCTGGACTGACTCGCGTTGCGGTACTGGCTGATCTGCTAGACCAGGTGTACTACTGGGCCATCGAAGAGGCCTCCACCTTCAGGGGCGAGCCGAGTCGTCTCGCAGAGACGGAGGCTCCTGAGGCAGTTATCGCCTGCCTGTGTAGCCAGCGGCCGCAGCTCGTGGCACAGGCACTCCGTGTGGTGCAGCCCATGCTGGAACACCGCCAAACCGCATCCGAGACACGTCGTGTGATGGCCGCCCTCTGGGCGTACCGGGAGCGGCTCAACTCAGTGGCCTCGCTGCCGGAGGGAGCCGACCCGCTGCTTGCCGTGCTGGCGGAGGTCTTAGAGCAGCACAAGGGCGTGGTGCCGGTGCTTGTTGAGGCGCTCTCCACCGTGACCGCAGCACTCGTGCAGGAGAGGGCAGCGCGTacgagcagcgacgaggccaGCGGTGATGGTTTGGACGGCAACATGTCGCAGCACCATCGCATTGCGCCGCTGGTGGTCGCCCTTCATGAAACCGCTTTAGTGCACCAGATGGTGTCTGCTATGCGGCGCTACCCAgacgcggtgccgctgcaggcagagggcgtctctctctgtgccgcgTTGGTGGACCTCCCGTGGACCTTTGAGGAAGAGGTCGGTGAAGACGAGACTCCCACATCCCTAGCTGACATTGTGgcccacagcggcggcgtgcttGATGTGCTGCAGGGCGCccttcgccgccaccgtcaacACCTGGGCATCTGCCGCGGTGTGCTGCACgtgtggcgtgtgtgcgcgcagcaCCAAAGAAATCGAATACCGCTTCTTGAGCACGGTGCGTACGCCGATGCACTGAAACGCTTGCGTGAGATGGGGCCGTACACGGTGGACGTGTGGCGGGAAATCGCGGAGACCGTCGGCTACTTCACCCCATTGCTGGATGCCCTTCAGCGCCGCTCATTAGCTCTgtcgctgcgcgagctgctgcagaaccGCCCGCAGCTTGAGATACTGGAACTCGTtttggcactgctgctgtctctgcTAATGGTGGTGGACAGTGGATACCATGGCGGGGGTGGCAAGAGTGGTGGCGCGTTCAACACGTACGCCATGTACCCTCAGCCTCCCGCAGCCGCGTCGTCACTCAACGCCGCCGACATTGCCGGTGCGCCACAGCACTGTAGAAAGAAGGCCCTACTGTGTCTCAGCCCACTTCAGTGGCACCCCACGCGAGACCACCAACACAGCGGCGCATCGGCTGCGGACAGGGACACGTGGCACTTCCTACTAGAGTGCTGTGCGATGCCGCAGTTAGTGAGTGGACTGCTCGAGTACTTCGGTAACtgcgaggtggtggacgaggaggacgcctCCGACGTGGACCGTGTGTGCAGGTTAGCTGAAGCGGTCCTCAGCTTCTTCTGa